In the genome of Candidatus Microbacterium phytovorans, one region contains:
- a CDS encoding DUF2804 domain-containing protein — MIGAPERTVCKDADDRDRRDVHAAAPRPRMIERELTQAVSLTTEDGSLNPAAVGFARRPFVTTAGIDGRHNWGRNKRWEYWNIITPTHVLALTVSSLDYAAVHEVWVLDRRSGRERGRTATVVPAHDVDLPPTLGGGAAIARAKDLAVSVTPGADAWRLFAEIPDVSFDVTVARPPDHDCLAVVVPWTRRRFQYTVKDVALPATGVVIVDGVEHAVPAGSWAVLDHGRGRWPYDVRWNWGAGSGVSDGRTIGLQVGGRWTDGTGSTENGILVDGVLHKISEDLAWDFDAADASRPWHVSGGGLDAALVPFYAKRSARRLGPLSSRTDQCFGVWSGTFEGMPFEGLVGFAEDVHNRW; from the coding sequence ATGATCGGGGCACCCGAACGGACCGTCTGCAAGGATGCCGATGACCGAGACCGTCGCGATGTGCACGCCGCCGCGCCCCGCCCTCGCATGATCGAGCGCGAGCTCACGCAGGCCGTCTCCCTCACAACGGAGGACGGCTCGCTCAATCCGGCCGCCGTCGGCTTCGCGCGCAGGCCCTTCGTCACGACGGCGGGAATCGACGGTCGCCACAACTGGGGACGCAACAAGCGCTGGGAGTACTGGAACATCATCACGCCCACGCATGTCCTGGCGCTCACCGTCTCGTCGTTGGACTACGCCGCCGTCCACGAGGTGTGGGTGCTCGACCGGCGCTCGGGTCGGGAACGCGGTCGGACGGCGACCGTCGTCCCGGCGCACGACGTGGACCTGCCTCCCACCCTCGGCGGCGGTGCCGCGATCGCACGCGCCAAAGACCTGGCGGTGTCGGTGACGCCGGGTGCGGACGCGTGGCGGCTGTTCGCCGAGATCCCCGATGTCTCCTTCGACGTGACCGTCGCGCGGCCGCCCGATCACGACTGTCTCGCGGTCGTCGTCCCCTGGACGCGCCGCCGGTTCCAGTACACCGTCAAGGATGTGGCGCTCCCGGCTACGGGTGTCGTCATCGTCGACGGCGTCGAGCATGCCGTCCCCGCCGGCTCGTGGGCGGTTCTCGACCACGGACGGGGGCGGTGGCCATACGACGTCCGCTGGAACTGGGGCGCCGGATCGGGCGTGAGCGACGGCCGCACGATCGGCCTGCAGGTCGGCGGTCGCTGGACCGACGGTACGGGGTCGACGGAGAACGGCATCCTGGTCGATGGCGTGCTCCACAAGATCTCGGAGGATCTCGCGTGGGACTTCGACGCGGCCGACGCGTCGCGACCCTGGCATGTGTCGGGCGGAGGGCTGGATGCCGCGCTCGTGCCGTTCTACGCGAAGCGGTCGGCGCGCCGCCTCGGTCCACTCTCGTCGCGGACGGATCAGTGTTTCGGGGTCTGGTCGGGCACGTTCGAGGGGATGCCGTTCGAGGGTCTCGTGGGATTCGCCGAAGACGTCCACAACCGCTGGTGA
- a CDS encoding glucose PTS transporter subunit IIA produces MDSKAAADIVDAIGGPENVASLTHCATRLRFQLHDGDKVDKERMEAIPAVMGAVPQAGDRFQVVIGGAVQNVYNDIMALPQMANIDAPSDADVKAAQRARGPRGKVAWLDSLFEFLSDSFRPTLGALLGASLIITFMALMSTLQVIGNWADPRTELPPSWQFVNLMWQCVFVFLPLMVAYNASNKLGADPWVGFSIMATVMLPGFASLATQEGAQQIVFLGSEITTIPIFGIPLTIFNYSSQVFPPLLMAAVLGPLYKGLKRIIPDNLQLIFVPFLSMLVMIPLTAFLLGPLGVYAGAALAQLLSSINSFSPFIFAIIIPLAYPFMVPLGLHWPINAIMLLNIQTLGYDFIQGPMGAWNFACFGATAGVLLLAWREKDKQMRQTATGALAAGLLGGISEPSLYGIHLRFKRIYPRMLVGCLTGGIIIGVGSLVLGLENGITTKAFVFTSLLTIPAFEPIGLYAIAVLSAFAVSMFLIVVGGYKDKEPAVEEGAGYVAATAGSSVVGAGAATEASVADVAGSGALAGAPASGSAAAPVATATAERADTADLALVQVMSPLAGTAVAISEVPDPVFAGGVMGPGVAIEPSGDTVVSPGAGLVVAAQPTGHAFGLQLDNGAEILIHVGIDTVNLKGEGFDVKVKNGDRVETGTPLVVFDRAVIEKAGYPLITPVIVLNGDSFETVDPVELGEVAAGAPLLDLQKKES; encoded by the coding sequence GTGGATTCGAAGGCAGCGGCCGACATCGTCGACGCGATCGGCGGACCCGAGAACGTCGCCAGTCTCACCCACTGCGCGACCCGCCTCAGGTTCCAACTCCACGACGGCGATAAGGTCGACAAAGAGCGCATGGAGGCGATCCCGGCGGTGATGGGGGCCGTGCCCCAGGCCGGCGACCGGTTCCAGGTCGTCATCGGCGGCGCCGTGCAGAACGTCTACAACGACATCATGGCGCTGCCGCAGATGGCGAACATCGACGCCCCCTCGGATGCCGATGTGAAGGCGGCGCAGCGGGCTCGCGGCCCCCGCGGCAAGGTCGCCTGGCTCGACTCGCTCTTCGAGTTCCTCTCCGACTCGTTCCGCCCGACGCTCGGAGCGCTCCTGGGAGCCTCGCTCATCATCACCTTCATGGCGCTGATGTCGACGCTGCAGGTGATCGGCAACTGGGCCGATCCGCGCACCGAGCTCCCGCCGTCGTGGCAGTTCGTCAACCTGATGTGGCAGTGCGTGTTCGTCTTCCTGCCGCTCATGGTCGCCTACAACGCGTCCAACAAGCTCGGCGCCGACCCCTGGGTGGGCTTCTCGATCATGGCGACGGTCATGCTGCCCGGCTTCGCGTCGCTCGCGACGCAGGAGGGCGCGCAGCAGATCGTGTTCCTCGGGTCGGAGATCACGACGATCCCGATCTTCGGCATCCCGCTGACGATCTTCAACTACAGCTCGCAGGTGTTCCCACCCCTGCTCATGGCGGCCGTGCTCGGACCGCTCTACAAGGGGCTCAAGCGCATCATCCCCGACAACCTGCAGCTGATCTTCGTGCCGTTCCTGTCGATGCTGGTCATGATCCCGCTGACGGCGTTCCTCCTCGGCCCGCTCGGCGTCTATGCCGGTGCAGCGCTCGCGCAGCTGCTCAGCTCGATCAACTCCTTCTCGCCGTTCATCTTCGCGATCATCATTCCGCTGGCCTACCCGTTCATGGTGCCGCTGGGTCTCCACTGGCCGATCAACGCGATCATGCTGCTGAACATCCAGACGCTCGGCTACGACTTCATCCAGGGCCCGATGGGCGCGTGGAACTTCGCGTGCTTCGGCGCGACCGCCGGCGTCCTGCTGCTCGCGTGGCGCGAGAAGGACAAGCAGATGCGGCAGACGGCGACGGGTGCGCTCGCCGCCGGACTCCTCGGCGGCATCTCCGAACCGTCGCTGTACGGCATCCATCTCCGTTTCAAGCGCATCTACCCGCGCATGCTGGTCGGCTGCCTCACGGGCGGCATCATCATCGGCGTCGGAAGCCTCGTGCTGGGCCTGGAGAACGGCATCACGACGAAGGCGTTCGTCTTCACGTCGCTGCTGACGATCCCCGCGTTCGAGCCGATCGGTCTGTACGCGATCGCGGTGCTGTCGGCCTTCGCGGTGTCGATGTTCCTCATCGTGGTCGGCGGTTACAAGGACAAGGAGCCGGCGGTCGAAGAAGGTGCCGGCTATGTGGCCGCGACCGCGGGGTCGTCGGTCGTGGGTGCGGGCGCTGCCACGGAGGCGTCGGTCGCCGATGTCGCCGGTTCCGGCGCGCTCGCGGGCGCGCCGGCATCCGGTTCGGCTGCGGCGCCGGTCGCGACGGCGACGGCGGAGCGCGCCGACACGGCCGACCTCGCGCTCGTGCAGGTCATGTCGCCGCTGGCCGGCACGGCCGTCGCGATCTCGGAGGTTCCCGACCCCGTGTTCGCGGGCGGGGTGATGGGGCCTGGAGTGGCGATCGAACCCTCCGGCGACACGGTCGTCTCGCCCGGCGCGGGCCTCGTCGTCGCCGCGCAGCCGACCGGTCACGCGTTCGGGCTCCAGCTCGACAACGGCGCGGAGATCCTCATCCACGTCGGCATCGACACCGTGAACCTGAAGGGCGAAGGGTTCGACGTCAAGGTGAAGAACGGCGACCGGGTCGAGACCGGCACGCCGCTGGTCGTCTTCGACCGCGCCGTCATCGAGAAGGCGGGCTACCCGCTCATCACACCCGTGATCGTCCTCAACGGCGACTCGTTCGAGACGGTCGACCCGGTGGAGCTGGGCGAAGTGGCCGCCGGTGCGCCGCTGCTGGACCTCCAGAAGAAGGAGAGCTAG
- a CDS encoding DUF2207 domain-containing protein, translating to MRRVWRSLAVLGLVWAASVGLAAPAAADVDDFSFDSMTVDYTLTRDEDGTSRLHVVEVLVARFPAFDQNRGIRRSIPDSYNGQPLHPRALSVTDEDGRARPMETDQEDGVFQIVSRSDVFLQGVQTFVLTYELENVTWDFPDTELEFYWDVNGVDWAQPFGEVTARLHLDGELARALTGRIACYEGEQGAETPCAGIDADAGADAGGADAGGADTGGADTGGADAGGGDARGADAGGAVVTARAEGLAPGETLTMAVGFAAGTFVPFDTSYSASPWGWLQGVAAVALVAPVLLAVRARRRGLADEPGRPTIIAEYTPPPNVDALESAVLLGKQSKAIPAEVLEQAVVGSIRIVEGERRWFGGPRLIAELVDPARADRDGRMLLEGLFPEGVPGEQYEFGRQDTRVSKVAQKILASAERELTSRRLRRRVPFGTRAWPVVASVLVSLAVFLFGVGALTASVAPAVPVVVMVGAGLVLALVIVLIAKVPLTAAGAETRDHLAGLKLFIEWAEADRIRMLQSPAGAERVAIDVGDPRQMLRLYETLLPYAVVFGQEREWSAQLAVLYSATGVAGPYWYAGAGSFNASAFASGIGSLSAAASSSSSTSGGSGGGGGAGGGGGGGGGGGV from the coding sequence ATGAGGCGCGTATGGAGGTCGCTGGCCGTTCTGGGGCTGGTGTGGGCGGCATCCGTGGGTCTTGCGGCACCCGCCGCTGCCGACGTCGACGACTTCTCGTTCGACAGCATGACGGTCGACTACACGCTCACGCGCGACGAGGACGGCACAAGCCGTCTGCACGTCGTCGAGGTGCTGGTCGCGCGCTTCCCCGCGTTCGATCAGAACCGCGGCATCCGACGGTCGATACCCGACTCGTACAACGGGCAGCCGCTGCATCCGCGCGCGCTGTCGGTGACCGACGAGGACGGTCGGGCCCGGCCGATGGAGACCGACCAGGAGGACGGGGTCTTCCAGATCGTGTCGCGATCGGACGTGTTCTTGCAGGGCGTGCAGACGTTCGTCTTGACCTACGAGCTGGAGAACGTGACGTGGGACTTCCCCGACACGGAACTGGAGTTCTACTGGGACGTGAACGGCGTCGATTGGGCGCAGCCCTTCGGTGAAGTGACCGCCCGGCTGCACCTGGACGGAGAGCTCGCGCGCGCTCTGACCGGACGTATCGCCTGCTACGAGGGTGAGCAGGGTGCCGAGACCCCGTGCGCGGGGATCGATGCGGATGCTGGCGCGGATGCCGGGGGTGCGGATGCCGGGGGTGCGGATACCGGGGGTGCGGATACCGGTGGTGCGGATGCCGGTGGTGGGGATGCCAGGGGTGCGGATGCCGGGGGTGCCGTGGTGACGGCGCGGGCCGAGGGGCTGGCGCCGGGCGAGACGCTGACGATGGCCGTGGGGTTCGCCGCCGGGACATTCGTTCCCTTCGACACGTCGTATTCGGCGTCGCCGTGGGGGTGGCTCCAGGGGGTGGCGGCGGTCGCACTCGTTGCGCCGGTGCTGCTGGCGGTGCGCGCGCGCCGACGGGGTCTTGCCGATGAGCCGGGACGGCCGACGATCATCGCCGAGTACACGCCGCCGCCGAACGTGGATGCGCTCGAGAGCGCGGTGCTTCTCGGCAAGCAGTCGAAGGCGATTCCCGCCGAGGTGCTGGAGCAGGCCGTCGTGGGTTCGATCCGGATCGTGGAGGGTGAGAGGCGGTGGTTCGGCGGTCCGCGGCTGATCGCCGAGCTCGTCGATCCGGCGCGGGCGGACCGTGACGGACGCATGCTGCTGGAGGGGCTGTTTCCCGAGGGTGTGCCGGGGGAACAGTACGAGTTCGGACGTCAGGACACGCGGGTGTCGAAGGTCGCGCAGAAGATCCTCGCGTCGGCCGAGCGGGAGCTCACGTCGCGGCGGCTGCGTCGCCGGGTGCCGTTCGGTACACGGGCGTGGCCCGTCGTGGCATCCGTGCTCGTGTCGCTGGCGGTGTTCCTGTTCGGGGTCGGTGCGTTGACGGCGAGCGTCGCCCCGGCGGTGCCGGTGGTCGTCATGGTGGGGGCAGGGCTCGTGCTCGCGCTCGTCATCGTGCTGATCGCGAAGGTGCCGCTGACGGCGGCGGGAGCTGAGACGCGGGACCATCTCGCGGGGCTCAAGCTCTTCATCGAGTGGGCGGAAGCGGATCGCATTCGCATGCTGCAGTCGCCCGCCGGTGCGGAACGGGTGGCCATCGACGTGGGAGATCCGCGGCAGATGCTGCGCCTGTACGAGACGCTCCTCCCGTACGCCGTCGTGTTCGGACAGGAGCGGGAGTGGTCGGCGCAGCTCGCCGTGCTGTACTCCGCCACAGGCGTCGCGGGACCGTACTGGTACGCGGGCGCCGGGAGTTTCAACGCCTCCGCCTTCGCTTCCGGCATCGGGTCGTTGTCGGCCGCCGCCAGCTCGTCGTCGTCGACGTCCGGTGGATCGGGAGGCGGTGGCGGCGCCGGCGGCGGTGGAGGTGGCGGCGGAGGCGGTGGCGTGTGA
- a CDS encoding MarR family transcriptional regulator, which produces MTDRRLAIAAWESLFRAQHEVLDQISEDFHGDDLTQAEYDVMLTVARGDQNAARLRDVTANMLISQPSVSRLVDRMVARGLITKCPDPDDGRGALLRATDDGLSAFRRIATRHGQSIAERMSVLDDSELEQLRTITTKLRERG; this is translated from the coding sequence ATGACGGACCGACGCCTCGCCATCGCGGCATGGGAGAGTCTGTTCCGCGCCCAGCACGAGGTGCTCGACCAGATCAGCGAGGACTTCCACGGCGACGACCTCACGCAGGCCGAGTACGACGTCATGCTGACCGTTGCGCGCGGCGACCAGAACGCTGCGCGACTGCGGGACGTCACCGCCAACATGCTCATCAGCCAGCCCAGCGTCTCGCGCCTCGTCGACCGCATGGTCGCCCGCGGCCTCATCACGAAGTGCCCCGACCCCGACGACGGCCGCGGTGCACTTCTCCGCGCCACCGACGACGGCCTGAGCGCGTTCCGCCGCATCGCGACACGCCACGGCCAGTCGATCGCCGAGCGCATGTCCGTGCTCGACGACAGCGAACTCGAACAGCTGCGCACCATCACGACGAAGCTGCGCGAACGCGGCTGA
- a CDS encoding NAD(P)-binding domain-containing protein, whose amino-acid sequence MTTFGIIGAGHIGSQLARALTRLGDDVVIANSRGPETLTALIDELGPHARAVTAEEAATLGDVVIVTVPLAAYRTLPVAPLDGKIVLDTNNYYWERDGHIAELDRGEATTSGLLQQHLVGAKVAKAFNHIAAADITTTGSPAGTPGRRALGTASDFPDAAAFVTDLYDRLGFDTVSAGPLSESWRLERDRPAYGVRQDAVQLRDNLAAAFRVRPEDAA is encoded by the coding sequence ATGACAACCTTCGGAATCATCGGCGCAGGACACATCGGATCACAGCTCGCTCGGGCCCTCACCCGTCTCGGCGACGACGTCGTGATCGCCAACTCTCGCGGTCCGGAGACGCTCACCGCCCTCATCGACGAGCTCGGCCCGCACGCACGCGCCGTCACCGCCGAGGAGGCCGCCACGCTGGGCGACGTCGTCATCGTGACCGTTCCGCTCGCCGCCTACCGCACCCTTCCTGTCGCCCCGCTCGACGGGAAGATCGTGCTCGACACCAACAACTACTACTGGGAGCGCGACGGCCACATCGCCGAGCTCGACCGCGGCGAAGCCACCACCTCCGGCCTCCTGCAGCAGCACCTCGTCGGGGCGAAGGTCGCGAAGGCCTTCAACCACATCGCGGCGGCGGACATCACGACCACCGGCAGCCCGGCCGGCACTCCCGGTCGCCGCGCGCTGGGGACGGCATCCGACTTCCCCGACGCCGCCGCGTTCGTCACCGACCTGTACGACCGGCTCGGGTTCGACACGGTCTCGGCCGGTCCGCTCTCCGAATCGTGGCGCCTCGAGCGCGACCGTCCCGCCTACGGCGTGCGACAGGATGCCGTGCAGCTGCGCGACAACCTCGCCGCCGCCTTCCGGGTGCGCCCCGAAGACGCCGCCTGA
- a CDS encoding TetR family transcriptional regulator, which produces MSVSPTSESAPSPRRRGRPRGGSDARARIMAAATEEFAQGGYDGATMRAIATRAGVDSALVHHYFGTKADLFAEIIGAPLRPDLDIPALLEGDRDRLGEGIAAYVLGRFEHPDVRRRGVLLLRNAIGNRLATPLLAGFLSRELLSRITDAIGGDDAELRASLAASQIAGMLVARYILALPGIATAPVDDLVRWIGPTIQRYLTDDAA; this is translated from the coding sequence ATGTCCGTGTCGCCGACGTCCGAGTCTGCGCCGTCGCCGCGCCGTCGGGGCAGGCCTCGGGGCGGGTCGGACGCGCGGGCGCGCATCATGGCGGCGGCGACGGAGGAGTTCGCCCAGGGCGGCTACGACGGGGCGACGATGCGGGCGATCGCGACGCGCGCGGGGGTCGACTCCGCGCTCGTGCATCACTACTTCGGGACGAAGGCCGATCTGTTCGCGGAGATCATCGGCGCCCCGCTCCGGCCAGACCTCGATATCCCGGCCCTGCTCGAGGGTGATCGCGACCGGCTGGGCGAGGGGATCGCGGCGTACGTGCTCGGCAGGTTCGAGCATCCGGACGTCCGCCGGCGCGGCGTGCTGCTGCTGCGCAACGCGATCGGCAATCGGCTCGCGACCCCTCTGCTGGCAGGGTTCCTGTCGCGGGAGCTGCTCAGTCGCATCACGGATGCCATCGGCGGCGACGACGCCGAGCTGCGCGCGAGTCTCGCGGCATCCCAGATCGCCGGCATGCTGGTTGCCCGCTACATCCTCGCGCTGCCGGGGATCGCGACGGCTCCCGTCGACGACCTCGTGCGCTGGATCGGTCCGACGATCCAGCGCTATCTCACCGACGACGCGGCCTAA
- a CDS encoding ABC transporter permease: protein MNGGRLLAVAGRVLRQLSHDPRSIALMLVAPSLLVGLFAWLFTDREGVFDRVGGPILALFPFVVMFLITSITTLRERRSGTLERLMTTPLGKAEFILGYALAFGAMATLQAIVTVAFAVGVCGLDVEGELWLLGLVAVVDALLGTALGLLASAFAQTEFQAVQFMPVLVFPQIILGGLFMPRDEMPDVLSAISDWLPLSHAIDAVDAVASGADSADVIRPLVIVAVFTVAALVLASLTLRRRTP, encoded by the coding sequence ATGAACGGGGGTCGGCTGCTCGCGGTCGCCGGTCGGGTGCTGCGTCAGCTCAGCCATGATCCGCGGTCCATTGCGCTCATGCTGGTGGCGCCGAGCCTGCTCGTCGGACTGTTCGCCTGGCTGTTCACCGATCGCGAGGGGGTGTTCGACCGTGTCGGCGGGCCGATCCTGGCGCTGTTCCCGTTCGTGGTGATGTTCCTCATCACGTCGATCACGACGCTGCGGGAGCGTCGCAGCGGAACCCTCGAGCGGCTCATGACGACGCCGCTCGGCAAGGCGGAGTTCATCCTCGGGTACGCACTGGCGTTCGGTGCGATGGCGACGCTGCAGGCGATAGTGACCGTGGCGTTCGCGGTGGGCGTGTGCGGTCTGGATGTCGAGGGCGAGCTGTGGCTGCTGGGCCTCGTCGCGGTGGTCGACGCCCTGCTCGGCACGGCCTTAGGACTCCTGGCGAGCGCGTTCGCCCAGACCGAGTTTCAGGCGGTGCAGTTCATGCCCGTCCTCGTGTTCCCGCAGATCATCCTCGGTGGGCTGTTCATGCCCCGTGACGAGATGCCCGATGTGCTGTCGGCGATCAGCGACTGGCTGCCCCTCAGTCACGCGATCGACGCCGTGGATGCCGTGGCGTCGGGCGCGGACAGCGCCGATGTCATCCGGCCGCTCGTGATCGTCGCCGTGTTCACCGTCGCTGCGCTGGTCCTGGCATCACTCACGCTGCGTCGACGCACGCCCTGA
- a CDS encoding DUF4287 domain-containing protein: protein MSFQAYLDNIEDKTGVTPRRFVELAAERGFGPGTKAGEIIAWLGEEYGLGRGHAMALVHVITKGSKIDAKHVGSGGVHADASDTLWLDGKASRPIS from the coding sequence ATGTCGTTCCAGGCGTATCTCGACAACATCGAGGACAAGACCGGTGTGACGCCGCGGCGTTTCGTCGAGCTCGCGGCCGAGAGGGGCTTCGGTCCCGGGACGAAGGCGGGGGAGATCATCGCCTGGCTCGGCGAGGAGTACGGGTTGGGGCGCGGGCACGCGATGGCGCTCGTGCACGTCATCACGAAGGGCTCCAAGATCGATGCGAAGCACGTGGGCTCCGGCGGGGTCCACGCCGACGCGTCCGACACCCTGTGGCTCGACGGCAAGGCGTCCCGCCCGATCTCGTGA
- a CDS encoding ABC transporter ATP-binding protein, translating to MMNKSDAVRIRSLRVRRGRTDVFSGLDVDIARGAITGLLGPSGCGKTTLLRSIVGVQKVSGGTVTVLGRPAGSADLRRRVAYDTQAASVYGDLTVRQNLRSFGRLIGAPASDVDRVLDAVGLRAQADQLVSSLSGGQGSRVSLAVAMLGSPELIVLDEPTVGLDPVLRAELWEVFRRLADEGVTLLVSSHVMDEAARCDRLLLLRAGRVLADTTPAGLREDTGETDFDAAFLALIRRGQAA from the coding sequence ATGATGAATAAATCGGATGCCGTCCGCATCCGGAGCCTTCGCGTCCGGCGCGGGCGCACCGACGTCTTCTCAGGACTCGACGTCGACATCGCGCGCGGCGCGATCACCGGCCTGCTGGGGCCATCGGGCTGTGGCAAGACGACGCTGCTGCGCTCGATCGTCGGGGTGCAGAAGGTCTCCGGCGGCACCGTCACGGTGCTGGGCCGGCCGGCGGGCTCCGCGGACCTGCGACGCAGGGTGGCGTACGACACGCAAGCGGCGTCGGTGTACGGCGATCTCACCGTGCGCCAGAACCTCCGTTCGTTCGGACGGTTGATCGGCGCTCCGGCATCCGACGTCGACCGCGTACTGGATGCCGTCGGCCTGCGCGCGCAGGCCGATCAGCTGGTGTCGTCGCTCAGCGGCGGGCAGGGGAGCCGCGTGTCTCTCGCGGTCGCGATGCTGGGCTCGCCCGAGCTGATCGTGCTGGACGAACCGACCGTGGGACTCGACCCGGTGCTGCGCGCGGAGTTGTGGGAGGTTTTCCGAAGGCTCGCCGACGAGGGGGTGACCCTGCTGGTGTCGAGCCACGTCATGGACGAAGCGGCGCGGTGCGACCGGCTGCTGCTGTTGCGTGCTGGTCGGGTGCTCGCGGACACGACGCCCGCGGGGCTGCGGGAGGACACCGGCGAGACGGACTTCGATGCGGCGTTCCTTGCGCTGATCAGACGGGGGCAGGCGGCATGA
- a CDS encoding Hsp20/alpha crystallin family protein, which translates to MATYDPFRDLDRLASSLFDARRGPRRMPMDLYRDGDHYVLSADLPGIDPGSVDIDVDGQLLTIRAERTLAAGEGVKWITREREAASFLRQLNLGQGIDNDGIAATYSNGVLTVTIPVSEKAKPRKVEVVADGAAPTIRTHESADEPQPIEQ; encoded by the coding sequence ATGGCCACGTATGACCCGTTCCGTGATCTCGATCGCCTCGCGTCGAGCCTCTTCGACGCGCGTCGGGGACCGCGCCGCATGCCGATGGACCTGTACCGCGACGGCGACCACTACGTCCTGTCCGCCGACCTGCCGGGCATCGACCCGGGCTCGGTCGACATCGACGTCGACGGGCAGCTCCTCACCATCCGCGCCGAGCGCACGCTCGCTGCCGGTGAGGGCGTCAAGTGGATCACCCGCGAGCGCGAGGCGGCGAGTTTCCTGCGCCAGCTGAACCTCGGTCAGGGCATCGACAACGACGGCATCGCTGCCACGTACAGCAACGGCGTGCTCACCGTCACCATCCCGGTGAGCGAGAAGGCCAAGCCGCGCAAGGTCGAGGTCGTCGCCGACGGCGCCGCGCCCACGATCCGCACCCACGAGAGCGCCGACGAGCCGCAGCCCATCGAGCAGTAG
- a CDS encoding lytic transglycosylase domain-containing protein — MRLNHSRRTTLSTAVALALGVTIAGGMTTAAHAAEVPQATARVAVAHVAAADEGIAPFVSAEAAALSTEPLDDIVDDAEAALDDAEAAIAAAEAAETKVAKKVKSSKLDISGATTVDTTVLEEHVEQLETIAVTPVLLLPDNTADAAADTAKVKKATVSLLDRLEKAEKKRAAEIAAKKAAAKKAAAEAAAKKAAEEAAASASSSSSGSGSVSGGSAASSGDNSVAGAKATARALLADRGWGSDQFSCLDKLWQKESGWNYRAYNSSSGAYGIPQALPGSKMGSAGSDWETSAATQIRWGLGYIDGRYGTPCGAWDHSQSVGWY; from the coding sequence ATGCGTTTGAACCACTCCCGCCGTACGACCCTGTCCACCGCCGTCGCCCTCGCGCTCGGCGTGACCATCGCGGGAGGCATGACCACCGCAGCCCACGCCGCGGAGGTTCCGCAGGCCACCGCCCGCGTCGCCGTGGCGCACGTCGCCGCGGCCGACGAGGGCATCGCGCCGTTCGTGTCCGCAGAGGCGGCCGCCCTGTCGACCGAGCCCCTCGACGACATCGTCGACGACGCGGAGGCCGCGCTCGACGACGCGGAGGCCGCTATCGCCGCCGCCGAAGCCGCCGAGACGAAGGTGGCGAAGAAGGTGAAGTCGTCCAAGCTCGACATCTCCGGTGCGACCACCGTCGACACGACCGTGCTCGAGGAGCATGTCGAGCAGCTCGAGACCATCGCCGTCACGCCGGTGCTCCTGCTTCCCGACAACACGGCCGACGCCGCCGCCGACACCGCCAAGGTGAAGAAGGCGACCGTCTCACTGCTGGACCGCCTCGAGAAGGCGGAGAAGAAGCGCGCCGCCGAGATCGCCGCGAAGAAGGCCGCCGCCAAGAAGGCCGCCGCCGAAGCCGCCGCGAAGAAGGCGGCCGAGGAGGCTGCGGCATCCGCGTCGTCCTCGTCGTCGGGGTCGGGTTCGGTCAGCGGTGGCTCTGCCGCCTCGTCGGGTGACAACTCCGTCGCCGGCGCGAAGGCGACCGCGCGCGCTCTCCTGGCCGACCGCGGCTGGGGCTCCGACCAGTTCTCCTGCCTCGACAAGCTGTGGCAGAAGGAGTCGGGCTGGAACTACCGCGCGTACAACTCCTCCAGCGGCGCCTACGGCATCCCGCAGGCCCTGCCCGGCAGCAAGATGGGCAGCGCCGGCAGCGACTGGGAGACCAGTGCGGCGACGCAGATCCGCTGGGGCCTCGGCTACATCGACGGCCGCTACGGCACGCCGTGCGGTGCCTGGGACCACTCGCAGTCGGTCGGCTGGTACTGA